One genomic segment of Pseudomonas sp. RU47 includes these proteins:
- a CDS encoding type II toxin-antitoxin system HipA family toxin, whose protein sequence is MLEQVDVYYAGWGERWRWGTLATTKALTGRPQVMFEYSDEAKNRGLELSSLRLPLQGARLNRDFPSHQLGLPGPVYDSLPDGWGMLLMDRLFKRRGLNPARIGPLERLAYIGNNAMGAMSFEPVAPEALEPQMHAPIELLASEVQEVLKGKGGELLQKLLLVGGSPQGARPKALVYRDPHTDAFTTAATPGFEAWLVKFPAQQEHPEVCAIEMVYAECLRLCGIQTPDTRYFSLSEGMAAFATKRFDRQNDLRVPMQSLAAFTGADFRSPGALDYVNFLRATHKCSNDVREKAVAFERIVFNVAFNNRDDHPKNFAYIMSPGGDWKLAPAYDVTFCEGPGGYHQMDVMGEALEIGRENLLNLAVEAEVNAATAADIIDRFCEVASRFSAMAESLYPGVITQETLRTIQQRIDQNIGLLA, encoded by the coding sequence ATGCTTGAACAAGTTGACGTCTACTACGCGGGCTGGGGTGAACGTTGGCGGTGGGGCACACTTGCTACGACGAAAGCCCTGACCGGTCGCCCGCAGGTCATGTTTGAGTACAGCGATGAGGCAAAAAACAGAGGGCTGGAACTCTCCTCCTTGAGGCTTCCATTACAGGGAGCCAGGTTAAACCGGGATTTCCCGTCACATCAGTTGGGACTGCCTGGGCCGGTTTATGACTCGCTGCCGGATGGCTGGGGCATGTTACTGATGGACCGATTGTTCAAACGTCGAGGCCTCAACCCCGCGCGAATAGGCCCTTTGGAGCGGCTAGCCTACATTGGCAACAATGCCATGGGGGCCATGTCGTTTGAACCTGTTGCACCCGAGGCGCTGGAACCGCAAATGCATGCTCCCATCGAGTTGCTCGCATCCGAAGTGCAGGAGGTACTCAAAGGTAAAGGTGGAGAGCTTCTCCAGAAACTGCTACTGGTCGGAGGCTCTCCACAGGGCGCCCGACCCAAAGCGCTGGTGTATCGCGATCCGCACACTGACGCCTTTACTACGGCTGCCACTCCCGGTTTCGAAGCCTGGTTGGTGAAGTTTCCGGCTCAGCAAGAACATCCCGAGGTGTGCGCCATCGAAATGGTCTATGCCGAATGTTTACGCTTGTGCGGTATCCAGACTCCCGACACTCGTTATTTCAGCCTGTCTGAGGGAATGGCCGCTTTTGCCACCAAACGCTTTGACCGACAAAACGACTTACGGGTGCCCATGCAGAGTCTTGCAGCCTTTACCGGTGCGGATTTCAGATCCCCCGGGGCGCTGGACTACGTCAACTTCCTGCGTGCGACTCATAAGTGCAGCAATGACGTACGAGAGAAAGCCGTAGCGTTTGAGCGGATCGTCTTCAATGTCGCATTCAACAACCGAGACGACCATCCGAAGAACTTTGCTTACATCATGTCGCCTGGCGGAGACTGGAAATTAGCGCCGGCCTATGACGTCACGTTCTGCGAGGGGCCGGGAGGCTATCACCAGATGGACGTGATGGGTGAAGCCTTGGAAATTGGAAGAGAAAACCTGCTCAACCTTGCAGTGGAGGCTGAAGTAAACGCCGCTACGGCCGCCGACATCATTGACAGATTTTGCGAGGTAGCTAGCCGATTCTCAGCCATGGCTGAAAGTTTGTATCCGGGTGTGATCACCCAGGAAACCTTGCGCACCATTCAACAACGCATCGACCAAAACATCGGGCTACTTGCCTGA
- a CDS encoding alpha/beta fold hydrolase, producing the protein MRPEIAVLDIQGQYRVYTEFYRADAAEKTIILVNGSMATTASFAQTVKNLHPQFNVVCYDQPYAGRSKAHNRHEKHLTKDVEGQILLELIDHFAAEHVLSFSWGGAATLVALAHQPRRIERAVISSFSPVINAHMLDYLERGVDYLGQRDGDRVGHLVNNTIGKHLPSLFKRFNYRHVSSLAEHEYGQMHFHISDVLHSDRQCYLNAAKKINVPVLFLNGEWDEYTAAEDARLFGNHVAQSTFTTLQATGHFLDMEHKAACRDSQNALLGFLKPAQQTSRTRYSFVQDQHALAI; encoded by the coding sequence ATGAGGCCAGAAATCGCTGTGCTGGATATACAGGGTCAGTATCGGGTTTACACGGAGTTCTATCGCGCAGACGCCGCAGAAAAGACCATCATCCTGGTCAACGGCTCGATGGCCACGACTGCGTCGTTTGCACAGACTGTGAAAAACCTGCACCCGCAATTCAACGTGGTCTGCTACGACCAGCCCTACGCGGGTCGGTCAAAAGCCCACAACCGCCACGAGAAACATCTGACGAAGGACGTCGAAGGGCAGATTCTGCTGGAGCTCATCGACCACTTCGCCGCCGAACACGTGCTGTCGTTCTCCTGGGGCGGCGCCGCGACCCTGGTCGCCCTCGCCCACCAGCCACGGCGCATCGAACGGGCGGTGATCAGCTCGTTCTCGCCAGTGATCAACGCGCACATGCTCGATTACCTCGAACGCGGCGTCGACTACCTCGGCCAACGCGACGGCGACCGTGTCGGCCATCTGGTCAACAACACCATCGGCAAACACCTGCCGTCGTTGTTCAAACGCTTCAACTATCGCCACGTCAGCAGCCTGGCAGAGCACGAATACGGGCAGATGCACTTCCACATCAGCGACGTGCTGCACAGCGATCGGCAGTGCTATCTGAATGCAGCGAAAAAGATCAACGTGCCGGTGCTGTTTCTCAACGGCGAATGGGACGAATACACCGCTGCCGAAGACGCACGCCTGTTCGGCAACCACGTGGCGCAGAGCACGTTTACCACGCTGCAAGCCACCGGGCACTTTCTCGACATGGAACACAAGGCTGCCTGCCGCGACAGCCAGAACGCCCTGCTCGGCTTTCTGAAACCGGCGCAGCAGACCAGCCGAACGCGTTACTCGTTTGTTCAGGATCAACATGCATTGGCAATTTGA
- a CDS encoding helix-turn-helix domain-containing protein: MLDSSLTTASEIVKRTCQRLRTERLALEMTQADVAARAGIATNTVSNLEAGRNVSFDNMVRVAMVLGREKELEGLFLPRLETLDDIIRYEKTAKRHRIKRKADNA; the protein is encoded by the coding sequence ATGCTGGATTCAAGCCTCACTACCGCGAGCGAGATCGTCAAACGGACTTGCCAACGCCTGCGCACAGAACGATTGGCCTTGGAGATGACACAAGCAGACGTGGCCGCTCGCGCGGGCATTGCGACGAATACGGTGTCAAACCTTGAAGCCGGTCGTAATGTGAGTTTCGACAACATGGTGCGAGTGGCGATGGTTCTCGGACGCGAAAAGGAGCTCGAAGGATTGTTTCTGCCAAGGCTCGAAACTCTTGACGATATCATTCGCTACGAAAAGACGGCCAAGCGTCATCGCATCAAAAGGAAAGCCGACAATGCTTGA
- a CDS encoding DUF6124 family protein, translating to MFKVTPNPPETDPASPYESPNSKKFHEAAERALDHYLSPTAQIMGSTREPEPMFLANPKYDTESLLANASETLGSATTLLNNFAALLDTSHRKTALGIAQVVMLGELAVNQALDQVVPAG from the coding sequence ATGTTCAAAGTTACGCCCAATCCGCCGGAAACCGATCCGGCATCCCCCTACGAATCACCCAACTCAAAGAAATTTCACGAAGCCGCCGAACGCGCCCTCGACCACTATCTCAGCCCGACCGCGCAGATCATGGGTTCCACCCGCGAACCCGAACCGATGTTCCTCGCCAACCCTAAGTACGACACCGAATCGCTACTGGCCAACGCCAGTGAAACCCTCGGCTCGGCCACCACCCTGCTCAACAACTTCGCCGCGCTGCTGGACACCTCACACCGCAAGACCGCACTCGGTATCGCGCAGGTTGTGATGTTGGGTGAATTGGCGGTGAATCAGGCCCTGGATCAGGTTGTGCCAGCGGGTTAA
- a CDS encoding type II toxin-antitoxin system HicB family antitoxin, with product MLYPIAISIGDDQHAWGVEVPDIPGCFSAGEDLDDAVAMAREAIEGHFEILADDGAPIPAASKLSLHVANPKYAGCAWAVVDIDVLKYLGKAQKLNITLPGHLLNRIDEYVLHHPEEKSRSGFLASAALKVLQQG from the coding sequence ATGCTCTACCCGATTGCGATTTCAATTGGCGATGACCAACACGCCTGGGGTGTAGAAGTCCCGGACATTCCTGGATGCTTTTCCGCCGGAGAGGATCTGGACGATGCCGTCGCCATGGCTCGCGAAGCCATCGAAGGTCATTTCGAGATTCTCGCGGACGACGGCGCTCCCATTCCAGCGGCCAGCAAACTGAGCCTGCACGTGGCCAACCCGAAATACGCCGGTTGTGCATGGGCCGTGGTGGATATCGATGTGCTCAAGTATTTGGGCAAGGCCCAAAAGCTCAACATCACCCTGCCGGGCCACTTGCTCAACCGCATTGATGAATATGTGTTGCATCACCCGGAAGAAAAAAGCCGCTCGGGTTTTCTGGCGTCGGCGGCTCTGAAAGTTTTGCAGCAGGGTTGA
- the atzF gene encoding allophanate hydrolase — protein sequence MNLQLDVLRQAYRNGDTTPRQLLLKLREKAAALNPDYHLFIHLLSVAELEPYLAALDGRELDSLPLYGVPFAIKDNIDLAGIPTTAACPDFAYVPERSATLVEQLIALGAIPLGKTNLDQFATGLNGSRSPYGACPNSVLTEYPSGGSSAGSSLAVALGVASFALGTDTAGSGRVPAALNNLVGLKASKGLISTAGVLPACRTLDCVTTFTATAREASQLLALTAKLDPRDEYSRRNPSWNDGSAFGAPRAFRFGVPRAQDLEFFGCVEGPLLFGDAIDQLKALGGEAIELDLSPFLEAARLLYEGPWVAERYSVAGELMEKNPAAVLPVIRAVLAKAPAVTGVQTFRAQYRLQALKALCDQALEGLDCVLTPTIGRPVTLAELHAEPVLRNSELGYYTNFMNLLDYTAVAVPSGFMANGLPWGVTLFGRAFTDQYLLSVADALQRQQYPALPTPANVARNDRARIVVCGAHLQGLALNWQLTQRSGRLLETTLSSPDYQLHALAGGPPLRPGMVRVKDGGVAIAVEVWELPSSELGSFLTGIPAPLGLGKVQLADGRWESGFICEPYGLEGALDISHLGGWRAYLETRN from the coding sequence ATGAATCTGCAACTCGATGTACTGCGCCAGGCCTATCGCAATGGCGATACCACACCGCGTCAACTGCTGCTGAAACTACGCGAGAAAGCCGCCGCGCTGAACCCGGATTATCACCTGTTCATCCACCTGCTCAGCGTCGCAGAACTGGAGCCCTACCTTGCCGCCCTCGACGGTCGCGAGCTCGACAGCCTGCCGCTGTACGGCGTGCCGTTTGCGATCAAGGACAACATCGATCTGGCCGGCATACCGACCACCGCCGCGTGCCCGGACTTTGCTTATGTGCCGGAGCGCTCGGCGACCCTCGTCGAGCAGCTGATTGCGTTGGGTGCGATTCCGCTGGGCAAGACCAATCTCGATCAATTTGCCACGGGACTCAACGGCAGCCGCTCGCCGTATGGCGCGTGCCCGAACAGCGTGCTGACGGAGTATCCGTCCGGTGGCTCCAGCGCCGGATCGTCGCTGGCGGTGGCGTTGGGCGTGGCGAGTTTTGCTTTGGGCACCGATACCGCAGGCTCCGGTCGGGTGCCGGCGGCGCTGAATAATCTGGTTGGATTGAAAGCGAGCAAAGGGCTGATCTCCACCGCTGGAGTGCTACCGGCGTGTCGCACGCTGGATTGCGTGACCACGTTCACCGCGACGGCGCGTGAAGCCAGTCAGTTGCTGGCGTTGACGGCGAAACTTGATCCGCGTGATGAGTACAGCCGCCGCAATCCATCGTGGAATGACGGCTCGGCGTTTGGTGCGCCACGCGCATTTCGTTTCGGTGTGCCGCGTGCGCAGGATCTTGAGTTTTTCGGTTGCGTCGAAGGGCCGCTGTTGTTCGGCGACGCCATCGATCAACTCAAGGCCTTGGGTGGCGAAGCGATCGAACTGGACCTGTCGCCATTCCTTGAAGCCGCGCGTTTGCTTTACGAAGGGCCGTGGGTTGCCGAGCGCTATAGCGTGGCGGGTGAGTTGATGGAGAAAAATCCCGCGGCCGTTTTACCGGTGATCCGCGCCGTACTGGCGAAGGCCCCGGCGGTGACGGGCGTGCAGACCTTCCGCGCGCAGTATCGGCTGCAAGCTTTGAAAGCGCTGTGCGATCAGGCCCTCGAAGGCCTCGACTGCGTGCTCACACCCACCATCGGCCGCCCGGTGACGCTGGCCGAACTGCACGCCGAACCGGTGCTGCGCAACTCCGAATTGGGTTACTACACCAACTTCATGAACCTGCTCGACTACACCGCCGTCGCCGTGCCGAGCGGGTTTATGGCCAATGGATTGCCGTGGGGCGTGACGCTGTTTGGCCGGGCGTTCACCGATCAATATCTGCTGAGCGTGGCGGATGCGCTGCAGCGCCAGCAGTACCCGGCCCTGCCGACGCCCGCGAACGTTGCGCGCAACGATCGCGCCCGCATCGTGGTGTGTGGCGCGCATCTGCAAGGGTTGGCGTTGAACTGGCAACTGACGCAGCGGAGTGGCCGATTACTGGAAACGACGTTGAGTTCGCCGGATTATCAACTGCACGCGTTGGCTGGCGGCCCGCCATTGCGGCCGGGGATGGTGCGAGTGAAGGATGGCGGTGTGGCGATTGCGGTGGAGGTGTGGGAATTGCCGAGCAGTGAGTTGGGCTCGTTCCTCACCGGGATTCCGGCGCCGCTTGGATTGGGCAAGGTGCAACTGGCGGATGGGCGTTGGGAAAGCGGGTTTATTTGTGAGCCGTATGGTCTTGAGGGTGCGCTGGACATCAGCCATTTGGGGGGCTGGCGGGCGTATCTTGAGACTCGGAACTGA
- a CDS encoding type II toxin-antitoxin system HicA family toxin: MNSRFLIGQLVADGWYLVRIKGSHHHFKHPTKPGLVTVPHPKKDLLKKTAISILQQALL; this comes from the coding sequence GTGAATAGCCGTTTTCTAATCGGCCAACTCGTCGCAGACGGTTGGTATCTGGTACGGATCAAAGGAAGTCACCATCACTTCAAGCATCCGACCAAACCAGGACTGGTCACCGTGCCACATCCGAAAAAAGATCTGCTGAAGAAAACGGCCATCAGTATTTTGCAGCAGGCGCTGCTTTGA
- a CDS encoding cysteine-rich CWC family protein: MPDSDVKPDLCPACGARNDCSLADPRTADRECWCYGVSIDPAVLEALPPALRNQSCLCPRCAQVEAQLQAAKRPIP; encoded by the coding sequence ATGCCTGATTCCGACGTTAAACCCGACCTTTGCCCGGCCTGCGGCGCCCGCAACGATTGCAGCCTGGCCGACCCGCGCACCGCCGACCGCGAATGCTGGTGCTATGGCGTGAGCATCGATCCGGCCGTGCTTGAAGCGCTGCCGCCAGCGCTGCGTAACCAATCCTGCCTGTGCCCGCGTTGCGCGCAGGTCGAGGCGCAACTGCAAGCGGCCAAGCGGCCGATCCCGTAA
- a CDS encoding BRCT domain-containing protein yields MSTLKFSYRDAKGDLSQRELIQWSENSVYIQGRSASDTFPKTYRKDRIIEVLLGAELLLNEAAPPSPRLQHNRKPPALVASEAASQRPEPKMSPGRINQILFTGFAAAQRAELEQKALEYGLKVMSTAGKTLTFLCYGENAGPTKVSKALEAGAFIINSEQFLNLVTTGEIP; encoded by the coding sequence ATGTCGACTCTAAAATTCAGCTATAGAGATGCAAAGGGCGATTTAAGTCAGCGGGAGCTGATTCAATGGTCAGAGAATTCGGTTTACATTCAAGGACGATCGGCCAGCGATACCTTTCCTAAAACCTATCGCAAGGATCGCATCATCGAAGTATTGCTTGGAGCTGAGCTGCTCTTAAATGAGGCCGCTCCTCCTTCTCCGAGGCTTCAGCACAATCGAAAGCCACCGGCGCTCGTTGCTTCAGAAGCCGCTTCGCAAAGGCCTGAACCGAAAATGTCACCGGGTAGGATCAATCAAATTCTTTTCACTGGATTCGCAGCTGCACAACGGGCTGAGCTTGAGCAAAAGGCACTGGAATATGGGTTGAAGGTCATGAGTACGGCAGGCAAGACGCTGACGTTTCTTTGCTATGGCGAAAATGCGGGGCCAACCAAAGTTTCCAAGGCGCTTGAGGCTGGAGCTTTCATCATCAACTCAGAGCAATTCTTGAATCTGGTCACAACGGGAGAAATCCCCTGA
- a CDS encoding class I SAM-dependent methyltransferase — protein MTQNIYDDPEFFQGYSQMNRSIGGLDAAPEWPALKALLPSMHGLNVVDLGCGYGWFSRWAIENGAASVLGLDVSEKMLERARETTTAANIRYERADLEQLDLPACSFDLAYSSLALHYIKDLPGLFARLYTALKPGSHFVFSIEHPIFMAPRNPGWLVDSEGNKRWPLDSYQLEGERVTNWLAEGVIKQHRTVGTLLNSLIDAGFTIRHVNEWGPSEAEVAAQPALAEERERPMMMLVVVQR, from the coding sequence ATGACGCAAAACATTTACGACGATCCCGAGTTTTTCCAGGGCTACAGCCAGATGAACCGTTCAATCGGCGGTCTCGACGCGGCGCCGGAGTGGCCAGCGCTCAAGGCGCTGTTGCCCTCCATGCACGGCCTGAACGTGGTGGATCTGGGCTGCGGTTATGGCTGGTTCAGTCGCTGGGCCATTGAGAATGGTGCGGCCAGTGTCTTGGGGCTTGATGTCTCGGAGAAGATGCTGGAGCGGGCGCGGGAGACCACGACGGCGGCGAATATTCGCTATGAGCGCGCCGATCTGGAACAGCTCGACCTGCCCGCCTGCAGTTTTGATCTGGCTTACAGCTCGTTGGCGCTGCATTACATCAAGGATCTGCCGGGGTTGTTTGCGCGCCTGTACACGGCGCTGAAACCGGGTTCGCACTTTGTGTTTTCCATTGAGCATCCGATCTTTATGGCACCGCGTAATCCGGGCTGGTTGGTAGATAGCGAGGGTAACAAGCGTTGGCCGCTGGACAGCTATCAGTTGGAGGGTGAGCGGGTTACGAACTGGTTGGCTGAGGGCGTGATCAAGCAGCATCGTACGGTCGGGACATTGCTCAATTCGCTGATCGATGCGGGGTTTACGATTCGTCATGTCAATGAATGGGGGCCGAGCGAAGCGGAGGTGGCGGCGCAACCGGCGCTGGCGGAAGAGCGGGAGCGGCCGATGATGATGTTGGTGGTGGTGCAGCGCTGA
- a CDS encoding sensor domain-containing diguanylate cyclase encodes MPLRSPLYSQRSLVLTLIALLGAGFLATSLLSYYASRASIRDNIVNTELPLTSDTVYSEIQKDLVRPILISSMMSRDTFMRDWVVNGEQNPEQMTRYLDEVMTHYGAYTAFFVSNSTHTYYHAKGVLKQVKVDEPRDAWYFRVRDMKDPYEINVDPDLANKDNLTFFINYKVYDYHNRFIGAAGVGLTVDAVIKLIDKYQQRYQRSVYFVDTFGRLVLTGAEGGPEGAHIGKSLGELESMKSLVSQLPKPHSGSYEYSAHGQGHFLNVRFIPELNWYLFVDKREDGALSEIRQSLYLNLLICLLVTLIVLALLNRVIKRYQSKIQAQAILDSLTELPNRRGFDILAAQALHEAQRETKPLTALLLDLDHFKVLNDTYGHMAGDQVLIGFARDLQSCLRHADIVCRWGGEEFIVLLKDTDGDTGQKIAEKIRQHVEQHEYAYDGHRLHLTVSIGATTLQRDDTLHSLLSRADHAMYRAKQTGRNRTCVEMPHSTYA; translated from the coding sequence ATGCCGCTTCGTTCTCCCCTGTACTCGCAACGCTCGCTGGTCCTGACGCTGATCGCCCTGCTCGGCGCCGGGTTCCTCGCCACGTCGTTGCTCAGCTACTACGCCTCCCGCGCGTCGATCCGCGACAACATAGTCAACACCGAGCTGCCGCTGACGTCCGACACGGTGTACTCGGAAATCCAGAAAGACCTCGTCAGGCCGATCCTGATTTCCTCGATGATGTCCCGCGACACCTTCATGCGCGACTGGGTGGTCAACGGCGAGCAGAATCCCGAGCAGATGACCCGCTACCTCGACGAGGTCATGACCCACTACGGCGCCTACACCGCGTTCTTCGTCTCCAACAGCACGCACACCTACTACCACGCCAAAGGCGTGCTCAAGCAGGTCAAGGTCGATGAACCGCGCGATGCCTGGTACTTCCGCGTGCGCGACATGAAGGATCCGTACGAGATCAACGTCGACCCGGATCTGGCCAACAAGGACAACCTGACCTTCTTCATCAACTACAAGGTTTACGACTATCACAACCGCTTCATCGGTGCGGCCGGCGTCGGTCTGACCGTGGACGCGGTGATCAAGCTGATCGACAAGTATCAACAGCGCTATCAACGCAGCGTGTATTTCGTCGACACCTTCGGTCGACTGGTATTGACCGGCGCCGAGGGCGGTCCGGAAGGCGCGCACATCGGCAAGAGTCTCGGCGAACTCGAGAGCATGAAAAGTCTGGTCAGCCAGTTGCCGAAACCGCACAGCGGCAGCTACGAATATTCCGCCCACGGTCAGGGGCATTTCCTCAACGTGCGGTTTATCCCGGAGCTGAACTGGTACCTGTTTGTCGATAAACGCGAAGACGGCGCCCTGAGTGAAATCCGTCAGTCGCTGTACCTGAACCTACTGATCTGCCTGCTGGTGACGCTGATTGTCCTGGCGCTGCTCAACCGCGTGATCAAACGCTACCAAAGCAAAATCCAGGCACAGGCCATTCTCGACAGTCTCACCGAACTGCCCAATCGCCGTGGCTTCGACATTCTCGCCGCGCAAGCCCTGCACGAAGCGCAGCGCGAGACCAAACCGCTGACCGCGTTGCTGCTCGACCTCGATCACTTCAAAGTGTTGAACGACACTTACGGGCACATGGCCGGTGATCAGGTGTTGATCGGTTTTGCCCGCGATCTGCAAAGCTGCCTGCGCCACGCCGACATTGTCTGCCGCTGGGGCGGCGAGGAATTTATCGTGTTGCTGAAGGACACCGACGGCGACACCGGTCAGAAAATTGCCGAGAAGATCCGCCAACACGTCGAACAACACGAATATGCCTACGACGGCCACCGCCTCCATCTGACGGTGAGCATCGGCGCCACCACCCTGCAACGCGATGACACCTTGCACAGCCTGCTGTCGCGGGCCGATCATGCGATGTACCGAGCCAAACAAACCGGCCGCAACCGCACCTGCGTGGAAATGCCTCACTCGACTTATGCCTGA
- a CDS encoding pseudouridine synthase produces MRVDRFLSNLPRYNRQQVRLLLVEKRVRIDGKVVSDPHSEVLEFSRVEVDDEVLQVGKPARYFMLHKPPGCVSATRDPQHPTVLDLIDEPDKDDLHIAGRLDFNTTGLMLITNDGAWSRRLTQPQTKAPKVYYVETEQEIGAEYATTFAKGIYFAFEDLTTQPAQLELLGPRSARLSIVEGRYHQVKRMFGFFNNKVLRLHRESMGLLHLDNALKPGEYRALRTEEIHLF; encoded by the coding sequence ATGCGCGTCGACCGTTTCCTCAGCAACCTGCCCCGCTACAACCGTCAGCAGGTTCGCCTGTTGCTGGTGGAAAAGCGCGTGCGGATTGACGGAAAAGTCGTCAGCGACCCGCACAGTGAAGTGCTCGAGTTCAGCCGCGTCGAAGTCGATGACGAAGTGCTACAAGTCGGCAAACCGGCGCGCTACTTCATGCTGCACAAGCCGCCGGGCTGTGTCAGCGCCACCCGTGATCCGCAGCATCCGACCGTGCTCGACCTGATCGATGAACCGGACAAGGACGACCTGCACATCGCCGGACGCCTGGACTTCAACACCACCGGGCTGATGTTGATCACCAACGACGGCGCGTGGTCACGCCGCCTGACCCAGCCGCAGACCAAAGCGCCGAAGGTCTACTACGTCGAGACCGAGCAAGAGATTGGCGCGGAATATGCGACCACTTTTGCCAAGGGCATCTACTTCGCCTTCGAAGACTTGACCACACAGCCTGCGCAGTTGGAGCTGCTCGGGCCACGCTCGGCGCGGCTGAGCATCGTCGAGGGGCGTTACCATCAGGTGAAGCGCATGTTTGGTTTCTTCAACAACAAAGTCCTGCGCCTACACCGCGAATCGATGGGCCTGCTACACCTCGATAACGCGCTAAAACCGGGCGAGTACCGCGCTTTGCGCACCGAAGAGATTCATTTGTTCTAA